In Nitrospinota bacterium, a single window of DNA contains:
- a CDS encoding TonB family protein: protein MMNRRRSICLLASALLALALMLGSALGAEPSPQPEVSQRLLGAGRDAADRGDYGEADLALRGALASCRAVGDEGCMWTALASLAAVAQARGKLDEARGFANEALVVAHRMGDRPAEAESYHILASVLAETGNSEEAWAAAVRVLAVGNELERADFQARALNVFGRLELAAGRTDEACGAFEEASVRAKLSGIVSLGMRALMGVGRCRLARGELKEADAAFEEAFTEAVGLGDELSVARLMQEMGRLASARGEPARAEELLDEALRKFRALGAPTYAERAAADLEKLRAEARLPTASEKAERAADALRRGLERFEAGNLEAAVRELKEAVTLAPYDLEAHQALGRAYLDLGLQALADEESRYSSALAANNSTLGLDSPNPLYRDYFSKLHRQIDRVYVVPAEVSSGELAGAVKVTFTLERTGRLADASVESSDGSTLLSEAALTTLRLADPFNPFPDGMPQERVTITARFVYDKDLAKGPTSSPWKK, encoded by the coding sequence GTGATGAATCGTCGTCGCTCCATATGCCTCCTGGCTTCTGCCCTGCTGGCGCTCGCCCTTATGCTGGGGTCCGCCTTGGGCGCGGAGCCCTCACCGCAGCCTGAGGTATCCCAGAGGCTCCTTGGCGCTGGACGGGATGCTGCCGATAGAGGGGACTATGGCGAAGCGGATTTAGCTCTGCGTGGAGCGCTGGCCTCCTGTCGGGCCGTGGGGGATGAAGGCTGTATGTGGACGGCGCTCGCCTCGCTGGCCGCCGTGGCCCAGGCCCGTGGAAAGCTCGATGAGGCGAGGGGCTTCGCCAACGAGGCGCTGGTGGTCGCCCACCGGATGGGCGACCGGCCGGCCGAAGCCGAGAGCTACCACATCCTGGCGTCGGTGTTGGCCGAGACGGGAAATTCGGAAGAGGCCTGGGCAGCCGCGGTACGGGTCCTGGCCGTGGGCAACGAGCTTGAGCGGGCCGACTTCCAAGCAAGGGCCCTGAATGTCTTCGGTAGGTTGGAGCTGGCCGCCGGTAGAACGGATGAGGCCTGCGGGGCCTTCGAGGAGGCCTCGGTCCGAGCCAAGCTGTCGGGTATCGTCTCCCTGGGGATGAGGGCGCTGATGGGCGTCGGGCGCTGTCGCCTCGCCCGGGGCGAACTTAAAGAGGCAGACGCCGCCTTCGAGGAGGCCTTCACCGAAGCGGTCGGTTTGGGGGATGAGCTTTCGGTGGCTCGGCTCATGCAGGAGATGGGACGGCTCGCCTCCGCTCGCGGTGAGCCCGCCCGAGCCGAGGAGCTCTTGGACGAGGCCTTGAGGAAGTTCCGCGCATTGGGGGCCCCGACCTACGCAGAGAGGGCGGCCGCCGACCTGGAGAAGCTGCGGGCCGAGGCCCGCCTTCCGACTGCGTCCGAGAAGGCCGAGAGGGCCGCCGATGCCCTACGCCGGGGCCTGGAGCGCTTCGAGGCGGGCAACTTGGAGGCGGCGGTCCGGGAGCTAAAGGAAGCCGTAACCCTCGCCCCATACGATCTGGAGGCCCATCAGGCTCTGGGGCGGGCCTACCTCGACCTCGGCCTCCAAGCGCTGGCCGATGAGGAGAGCCGATATTCCTCGGCTTTGGCGGCGAATAACTCCACCCTCGGCCTCGACTCCCCAAACCCTCTCTACCGCGATTACTTCTCTAAGCTGCACCGCCAGATCGACAGGGTCTACGTCGTCCCAGCCGAGGTATCGAGCGGAGAGCTGGCCGGCGCCGTCAAAGTGACCTTTACGCTGGAGCGGACGGGCCGACTCGCCGATGCCTCTGTAGAGAGTTCGGACGGCTCGACCCTCCTCAGCGAAGCAGCCCTTACCACGCTGAGGCTCGCCGATCCATTCAATCCATTTCCTGACGGTATGCCCCAAGAGCGAGTCACAATCACGGCCCGGTTCGTGTACGATAAAGATTTAGCTAAGGGGCCTACTTCATCCCCGTGGAAAAAGTAA
- a CDS encoding MurR/RpiR family transcriptional regulator: MPTNDSTANELTGSLIRIRSSMEGLHTAERRVAEAVLSNPESILTSSVTEVANSAGASEATVVRFCRSLGYKGYQDFKISLARDLVSPIKSLHEELEEGDEPPDVAAKVFRSHIQALEETLAVLDPAHFAKAVELLVGARQIFFIGVGTSAPNILDAQNKFFRLGYATSAQSDSHLQAMQAALLEPDDVVVAISHSGQTRDTIETVQVAKARGASAIAITNAALSPLAKLCDITLVTASRETRFRMEALASRIAQTTIINALFMACSLADMERTLLLREVIEEAVVGKQY, translated from the coding sequence ATGCCAACTAATGATTCGACAGCCAATGAGCTAACTGGAAGCCTGATCCGCATCCGATCTTCTATGGAGGGGCTCCATACAGCCGAACGGAGGGTGGCCGAGGCCGTCCTATCCAACCCCGAATCGATTCTGACGAGCTCTGTCACTGAAGTCGCAAACAGCGCCGGCGCGAGCGAGGCCACCGTTGTCCGTTTCTGCCGGTCTTTGGGCTACAAAGGCTACCAGGACTTTAAAATTTCTCTCGCCAGAGACCTTGTGTCTCCCATCAAGAGCCTCCACGAGGAGTTGGAAGAAGGCGATGAGCCGCCGGATGTGGCGGCCAAGGTCTTCCGATCCCACATCCAGGCCCTGGAGGAGACCCTCGCCGTGCTCGACCCCGCCCATTTCGCCAAAGCCGTGGAGCTCCTCGTCGGCGCTCGGCAAATCTTCTTTATCGGGGTTGGAACCTCGGCGCCCAACATCCTCGATGCACAGAACAAGTTCTTCCGGCTGGGCTATGCGACCTCTGCGCAGAGCGACAGCCACCTGCAGGCCATGCAGGCGGCGCTGCTGGAGCCGGATGACGTGGTGGTGGCCATCTCCCACTCGGGACAGACCCGCGACACCATCGAGACGGTCCAGGTCGCTAAGGCCAGAGGGGCGAGCGCCATTGCCATCACCAACGCGGCCCTCTCGCCGCTGGCAAAGCTCTGTGACATCACCCTGGTGACCGCCTCTCGCGAAACTCGGTTCCGTATGGAGGCCCTCGCCAGCCGTATAGCTCAGACCACTATTATCAACGCCCTCTTCATGGCCTGCAGCCTGGCAGATATGGAGCGCACCTTACTGCTTCGCGAGGTCATCGAAGAGGCAGTTGTCGGCAAGCAGTACTGA